CGCATTGAAAAGCATCAGATAGCGATGCCCTTTTAATTTCACCAAGTAGGCAGCTTTGAAAGAAGAAACGAAAAATATAAAGGTTTAAAAGAACAGACAAAGAATTGGATCAGAACGGCAAATCAGTTCTTTTGCAACACTGGGTGAGCAAGGCTCATCCTCAGAAACAGCCTCTGATATAAATCATCATCTCCAAAAGCACAtgaacaaggaaaaaaaacaattacttTCTAAAACGCTCCCCTCCCAGATCTAAAGTAAGTTCCTCCCAAGTGGCATGCAAACAACAATCGATGAAGTGGTTTGGATCAGAACGGCAAATCAGTTCTCTTGCAGCAATGGGTGAGCAAGGCTCATCCTCAGAAACAGCCTCTGATATAAATCATCATCTCCAAAAACacataaacaagaaaaaaacaactccCCTCCCAGATCTAAAGTAAGTTCCTTCTAAGTGGCATGCAAACAGCAATCGATGAAGTGGTTTGGATCAGAACGGCAAATCAGTTCTTTTGCAGCACTGGGTGAGCAAGGCTCATCCTCAGAAACAGCCTCTGATATAAATCATCTTCTCCAAAAACacataaacaagaaaaaaaaacaataacttTCTAAAccgctcccctcccctcccagaTCTGAAGTAAGTCACTCCTAAATAGCGTGCTTTCCCCTCCCAGATCTGAAGGAAGTCACTCCTAAATAGCGTGCTTTCTAAACTGCTCCCCTCCCAGATATAGAGTTCCTCCAAAATGGCAAGCAAACAGCAATCAACGAGTGGTTTTGGATCAGAACCGCAAATCAGTTCTTGTGCAGCACTTGGAGAGCGCTTGGCCCATCCTCAGAAACAGCCTCTGATACAAATCATCATCTCCAAATGTAAATCCTGCAGCTAATACATTACAGATCTGGCCCCCCACCATAGCAAAGAACCCAGATCCAGTAGTTAATTTCACATGAGCCCATAGGAGAATCAATATTAGGTGATGATTTCTAAATCATGGTTTTGTCATAATCCAACCAAAAACCATATGCTGAAGTTCTTGGACAGTGGTAGACACATCCCTGTGCTCACAGGGACAGCCAATgtccaattattttttaataataaatgaataaataaataaaatatttccaagGTAACAAATGCTCTTGGACTTTTCTAGGTGCTGAAGAGATGGGCCTCTGATGGGCTTACATCAGAGACCACACAATAGGACACCCACAGCAAGTGGATAAGACTAGACTAGAAAACCTAGCATGTCCTTATGGGAAATTACCACATCAGTTATGTGCAAAGGACTGGAAAAGGGTAAACGGTATGGCAGGGAACAATCACCCAGATCTACAGATAATACGGAAGCAGGACTCTTTTTTGCCAAAATAAATGAACTTTTTTGgtcaagatatttttattttgcccAAAAGAAGACTTCTTTATTCCCAGATCCATTTTCCTGGGAGGAAAACAATTCacccaaaataagttttgacCGGCGACAGAACTAGcctgtttttattttcttttttccacgGATCTAAGGGATTTTTcggatgaaaataaaatttgaaaacacgATGaccagaaacaaaaaaagcTCGACCTTTCTGGAAAGGTTTTTAAGAGGAACAAGGCTTCAAACTCACTCAAAACCAAGCAGATACATctgctgcaaaaaaaaaacgctaCATAAAAAATGAGCTTTTCTTTCGGGGACAAAAGGTAGTGAACAGATCTGTTAACAGAACTATTTCCACGGATTTTTAAAAAGCAGAATTAACGAGAAAACGCACAGCAAGCTGAAGAAATTTTCGTACTAATTGCAACAGTAAAGCGAAGATAGATCTATCGGCGCAGAAATGAAGAGCACGTGAACTGAGCACACTAGCAAAATATATAGAGTTATTAaagacaaaattttgataaaaaaattaagatgcGAAAATTATACCTCCTGCTCGTCGCCCTCCACTtcgtcctcttcctcttcgtcatcgtcgtcgtcgtcgtcatcgtcgtcgtcatcaccgccctccgcctcctcgccgtcctcatcctcctcgtcGGAGATCTCCACCACGTTCTGCCCCGCCGCGCCCTTCTCACCACCCTCTTCGGCATccccctcctcgtcgtcgtcgtcgtcctcctccccgtccccatcctcgtcgccgtccccctCCCCATcaaccgcctcctcctcctcctcctcctcctcctcctcctcctcatcctcgaCTTCCgcatcatcctcctcctccccgttcaccacctcctccccctcaTCCGCCTTcttggccggcgccgccgccgcagcagcagcagcagccgccttCTTCCGGGCAAGCTCCGCCGTCCGCTCGtccccctcctccacctccacctccaccgccggctTCATCTCTTCCCCTATCGATCCAACACACACTACGGCTACACAGGAACGAAATCCTCGCGAAGAAGAGAACAAAGAAAgatccctctcctcccttcccttgCTTGGGTTCTCGCTGTGGCGGCGGAAAATTTAGGAGGAAAATTTGGGCGAATTTGTAAGCGGGAGGGGGGAAGAACAAGGGGCGCTGGGTCTGGGTCTGGGCGGATGGCCGCGGGGAGATCCTGGCCGTCCGAGACAAGAACAGTCACGCGGATCGGTGACGTGGCGGCCGATCGGACGGCTGCGGGGGATCAGTTCGtggagcggaggcggaggactCTGGGGGAGGAGGGGTAGGAGAGAACGGCTAGGGCTGACGTCAGCgttaggggggggggggggattggagagattcttttttttgttttccaatgggaaaaaaatatatttcagagTTAGTATAGTTCTGTTCTCTCGTACTACTGAAAACAAGCGGTATGTTTCTTGTTGCAGATATATGGGtctgtttagttcaaaaaattttttaacgATATCGaatcgaatgtttagatatctaaataaaataataaatagatatgaatattaaaattaattacatagttataagaaaaatcttaagacgaatcttttgagcctagttagtatatgattagccataagtgttacagtaaccaatacgtgctaatgatagattaattagattcaaaagatttatctcgagGTTTTTAgacagaatctaaaatttattttataattagactacatttaatacttcacGTGATCGTACGCGTCGACGTGAACTCGCCCCTAAATATTTTTGGTAACTGAACGAGCCTGTGTGTGTGTATTGTATCCGCAGGAAACTCTTTGCGTTCCTTTAGTCATTAACGGATTGTAAGCATCTAAGCAAATAAtgtatactccctccagtttgatattttttaaacaatcacACAGACTTTCTAATTCTATCGTTAACCgtgaatttatattaatttgtataatatataaataaatattttttaaagtacacTTTATGACATTTATACATGTTGTTGTAgtgtttttaaaagtttgactctgtgattatctaaaacaacaataattatGGAACTTGAGTACGC
This is a stretch of genomic DNA from Oryza brachyantha chromosome 1, ObraRS2, whole genome shotgun sequence. It encodes these proteins:
- the LOC102710650 gene encoding prostatic spermine-binding protein-like; amino-acid sequence: MKPAVEVEVEEGDERTAELARKKAAAAAAAAAAPAKKADEGEEVVNGEEEDDEEAVDGEGDGDEDGDGEEDDDDDEEGDAEEGGEKGAAGQNVVEISDEEDEDGEEAEGGDDDDDDDDDDDDEEEEDEVEGDEQEELGTEYLVKPLGDAEDEEHSSDFEPDENGEGAEDEEIDEDDDDGGDDSVKAAQSSSKRKRSGGDDEDDDDDDDGDDDDDDDGRPSKR